A part of Aquibium oceanicum genomic DNA contains:
- a CDS encoding TRAP transporter large permease, whose translation MTSLEIGIASFPILLILIFLRLPIGLAMLLCGMVGTWLVLGTWNPILAKLKAETYSTFSSHSLSIIPLFLLMGQFAGLGGMSQSLFRAANTWLGHRKGGVAMAAIGACAGFGAICGSSLATAATMAQVALPELRRYGYSGALATGTLAAGGTLGILIPPSVVLVIYAILAEQNIAKLFLSAFVPGVLAAIGYMIAISIYVRLYPASAGSSPRAPYLERFKALFDVWPVLMVFFLVVGGIYFGWFTPTEGAAIGAAGTGIIALVNGGLTWRTFIDSVLATAVATAMIFFIVFGASIYNGFLALSQVPQEIAAMIVESGFNPWIVLTVILILYLLLGCVMDSLSMILLTIPIFFPIVSALDYGLNPEEFAIWFGIIVLIVVEVGLITPPVGMNLFVINSMAKDTPISATYRGVTPFVITDLVRTAILVIFPPISLFLLRWLY comes from the coding sequence TTGACCAGTCTCGAAATCGGCATCGCCTCGTTCCCGATCCTGCTGATCCTCATCTTCCTGCGGTTGCCGATCGGCCTTGCCATGCTCCTGTGCGGCATGGTGGGAACATGGCTGGTGCTCGGCACCTGGAACCCGATCCTGGCGAAGCTGAAGGCGGAGACCTACTCGACCTTCTCCAGCCATTCGCTCTCCATCATCCCGCTGTTCCTGTTGATGGGGCAGTTCGCGGGACTGGGCGGCATGTCGCAGTCGCTCTTCCGCGCCGCCAACACCTGGCTCGGCCACCGCAAGGGCGGCGTTGCCATGGCGGCGATCGGCGCCTGCGCCGGTTTCGGCGCCATTTGCGGCTCCTCGCTGGCGACGGCGGCGACGATGGCGCAAGTCGCACTGCCGGAACTGCGGCGTTACGGCTATTCGGGTGCACTGGCGACCGGCACGCTGGCGGCCGGCGGCACGCTCGGCATCCTCATTCCGCCGTCCGTCGTGCTGGTGATCTATGCGATCCTCGCCGAACAGAACATCGCCAAGCTGTTCCTGTCGGCCTTCGTGCCGGGCGTCTTGGCGGCGATCGGTTACATGATCGCGATCTCGATCTATGTCCGCCTCTATCCAGCCTCCGCCGGTAGCAGCCCGCGCGCGCCGTATCTCGAGCGTTTCAAGGCGCTGTTCGACGTATGGCCGGTGCTGATGGTCTTCTTCCTGGTCGTGGGCGGCATCTATTTCGGCTGGTTCACGCCGACCGAGGGAGCGGCCATCGGCGCGGCCGGCACCGGCATCATCGCGCTCGTGAACGGCGGTCTCACCTGGCGGACCTTCATCGATTCGGTGCTGGCGACGGCGGTCGCGACCGCGATGATCTTCTTCATCGTGTTCGGCGCGTCGATCTACAACGGCTTCCTGGCCCTGTCGCAGGTGCCGCAGGAGATCGCCGCGATGATCGTGGAATCGGGCTTCAACCCGTGGATCGTGCTCACGGTGATCCTCATCCTCTACCTGCTGCTCGGCTGCGTGATGGACTCGCTTTCCATGATCCTGCTGACCATCCCGATCTTCTTCCCGATCGTCAGCGCACTCGACTACGGGCTCAATCCGGAGGAGTTCGCGATCTGGTTCGGCATCATCGTCCTGATCGTGGTGGAGGTCGGGCTGATCACGCCGCCGGTCGGCATGAACCTGTTCGTCATCAATTCGATGGCGAAGGATACGCCGATCTCCGCGACCTATCGCGGGGTCACGCCGTTCGTCATCACCGACCTCGTGCGCACGGCAATCCTGGTCATCTTCCCGCCGATCTCGCTGTTCCTGCTGCGATGGCTCTACTGA
- a CDS encoding TRAP transporter small permease: MNLHGFVSNLARLMAILGGIVLVMITVMTVVSITGRSMIWAGLGPIPGDFELVEAGTGFAVFAFLPWCQLNRGHATVDLFTSYLPDGANRWIDLVSETLMSIVFIVIAWRLWVGMMDKIRYGETTFILQYPVWWGFAAAMVGAAVVVVVSLYMTLIRLQEVRTGRSFFAPTQGGMH; encoded by the coding sequence ATGAACTTGCACGGGTTCGTCAGCAACTTGGCGCGTCTCATGGCGATCCTCGGCGGCATCGTGCTCGTGATGATCACTGTCATGACCGTCGTCAGTATCACGGGCCGCTCGATGATCTGGGCCGGGCTGGGGCCGATCCCGGGTGACTTCGAACTCGTCGAGGCAGGCACCGGTTTCGCCGTGTTCGCCTTCCTGCCCTGGTGCCAGCTCAACCGCGGCCACGCGACGGTGGACCTCTTCACCAGCTATCTGCCGGACGGCGCCAACCGCTGGATCGACCTGGTCTCCGAGACGCTGATGTCGATCGTCTTCATCGTCATCGCCTGGAGGCTATGGGTCGGCATGATGGACAAGATCCGCTACGGCGAGACCACCTTCATCCTGCAGTATCCGGTCTGGTGGGGGTTCGCGGCCGCAATGGTCGGCGCGGCGGTGGTGGTGGTCGTCTCCCTCTACATGACCTTGATACGCCTGCAGGAGGTCCGCACCGGCCGGTCCTTCTTCGCGCCGACACAGGGGGGCATGCATTGA
- a CDS encoding TRAP transporter substrate-binding protein — translation MKTLSIKSLALAGAVAAASWLSSTAVGVAQEVTLRLHQFLPAQANVPKLVLDKWADDVEADSNGRIKVERYPSMQLGGTPPQLMDQAIDGTVDVVWTVVGYTPGRFPRVEVFELPFMMTNAGATSRAYWDLFEKEMKDTDFQDVHIVGTWVHGPGMIHSKTPVAKLEDMNGLKLRAPTRIITGLLGELGATAVGLPVPAVTEALSKGVIDGAVIPWEVTTALKVPELVNNHTEFGGDHALYTTAFVLAMNKDRYEGLPDDLKKVIDDNSGQEFSAFAGSTQASADGPARQLAVDHGNNIITLDEAEVARWREAAQPVYANWVKEMEAKGIDGQALIDEARALIDKYTNQ, via the coding sequence ATGAAGACCCTATCCATCAAGTCGCTGGCGCTTGCCGGCGCCGTCGCCGCCGCATCGTGGCTTTCGAGCACGGCCGTGGGCGTCGCTCAGGAGGTGACGCTGCGGCTGCACCAATTCCTGCCGGCGCAGGCAAATGTGCCGAAGCTGGTGCTCGACAAGTGGGCCGACGACGTCGAGGCGGACTCCAACGGCCGCATCAAGGTCGAGCGCTACCCCTCCATGCAGCTCGGTGGCACGCCGCCGCAGCTGATGGATCAGGCGATCGACGGCACCGTCGACGTCGTCTGGACCGTCGTCGGTTATACGCCGGGCCGCTTTCCGCGCGTCGAGGTGTTCGAGCTGCCCTTCATGATGACCAATGCCGGCGCGACTTCGCGCGCCTACTGGGACCTCTTCGAAAAGGAGATGAAGGACACCGATTTCCAGGACGTCCACATCGTCGGCACCTGGGTGCACGGACCGGGCATGATCCACTCCAAGACCCCGGTCGCCAAACTCGAGGACATGAACGGCCTGAAGCTGCGCGCGCCGACCCGCATCATCACCGGGCTTCTGGGCGAACTCGGCGCCACGGCTGTCGGCCTGCCGGTACCGGCGGTGACGGAAGCACTCTCGAAGGGCGTGATCGACGGCGCCGTCATCCCTTGGGAAGTCACGACCGCGCTCAAGGTGCCGGAACTCGTCAACAACCACACCGAGTTCGGCGGTGACCACGCGCTCTATACCACGGCCTTCGTGCTGGCTATGAACAAGGACCGCTACGAGGGTCTTCCGGACGACCTGAAGAAAGTCATCGACGACAATTCCGGCCAGGAATTCTCCGCCTTCGCCGGTAGCACCCAGGCAAGCGCCGACGGACCGGCCCGCCAGCTTGCCGTCGATCACGGCAACAACATCATCACCCTCGACGAGGCGGAAGTCGCCCGCTGGCGCGAAGCCGCCCAGCCGGTCTACGCCAACTGGGTCAAGGAGATGGAAGCCAAGGGCATCGATGGTCAGGCGCTGATCGACGAGGCGCGCGCGCTCATCGACAAGTACACCAACCAGTAA